The Dasypus novemcinctus isolate mDasNov1 chromosome 20, mDasNov1.1.hap2, whole genome shotgun sequence genome includes a region encoding these proteins:
- the LOC101437857 gene encoding large ribosomal subunit protein uL23-like, producing MKMARKVKKEAPAPPKTEARAKALKAKKAVLKGIHSHRIKKITTSPTFRRPKTLRLRRQPKYPRKSAPRRNKLDHYAITEFLLTTEAAMKKTEDNNTLVFIVDVKANKHQIKQAVKKLCDIHVAKVNTLIRPDGEKKAYVRLAPGYDALDVANKIGII from the coding sequence ATGAAGATGGCGCGGAAAGTGAAGAAggaagcccctgcccctcccaaaaCCGAAGCCAGAGCAAAAGCTTTGAAAGCCAAGAAGGCAGTACTGAAGGGCATCCACAGCCACAGAATAAAGAAGATCACCACGTCACCCACTTTCCGGCGGCCTAAGACGCTGCGTCTCAGGAGACAGCCCAAATATCCTCGGAAAAGCGCCCCCAGGAGAAACAAGCTTGACCACTATGCCATCACCGAGTTCCTCCTGACCACTGAGGCAGCCATGAAGAAGACTGAAGACAACAACACACTGGTGTTCATTGTGGATGTCAAGGCCAACAAGCACCAGATCAAGCAAGCTGTGAAGAAGCTCTGTGACATCCATGTGGCCAAGGTCAACACCCTGATCAGGCCtgatggagagaagaaggcaTATGTTCGACTGGCTCCTGGCTATGATGCTTTGGATGTTGCCAACAAAATTGGGATCATCTAA